One Sanguibacter keddieii DSM 10542 genomic window carries:
- the kdpC gene encoding potassium-transporting ATPase subunit KdpC produces the protein MAHDNISSHRPAGARSLSARRGAVSLARQSLAGLRVLVVLTVLLGVVYPLTVWGVGQVAFRWQAEGSLLTATGERTTSRSEAVGSALVGQSFAGDEWFQPRPSAAGDGYDTLASAGSNLGPLNPDLVASIEERRAVVAAQDGTDPSDVPADALTASASGLDPHVSPEYAEQQVARVARERGLDETVVRDLVAEHTQGRDLGFLGEPRVSVLELNLALGMMSS, from the coding sequence ATGGCACACGACAACATCTCTTCGCACAGGCCTGCCGGGGCGCGCTCGCTCAGCGCCCGCCGGGGTGCGGTCTCTCTCGCCCGGCAGAGCCTCGCGGGCCTGCGGGTCCTCGTGGTCCTCACGGTGCTCCTCGGGGTCGTCTACCCGCTGACAGTGTGGGGCGTCGGGCAGGTCGCGTTCCGCTGGCAGGCCGAGGGGTCGCTGCTCACCGCCACGGGGGAGCGGACCACCTCGCGCTCCGAGGCCGTCGGCTCGGCCCTCGTGGGGCAGTCCTTCGCGGGGGACGAGTGGTTCCAGCCGCGCCCGTCGGCTGCGGGCGACGGGTACGACACGCTCGCCTCCGCCGGCTCGAACCTCGGTCCGCTCAACCCCGACCTCGTCGCGTCGATCGAGGAGCGTCGTGCGGTCGTGGCCGCGCAGGACGGCACGGACCCGTCCGACGTCCCCGCGGACGCGCTCACGGCGTCGGCGTCGGGCCTCGACCCGCACGTCTCGCCGGAGTACGCCGAGCAGCAGGTGGCCCGGGTCGCCCGGGAGCGAGGGCTCGACGAGACGGTCGTCCGTGACCTCGTCGCCGAGCACACGCAGGGCCGCGACCTCGGGTTCCTCG